Proteins co-encoded in one Oreochromis aureus strain Israel breed Guangdong linkage group 3, ZZ_aureus, whole genome shotgun sequence genomic window:
- the LOC120435816 gene encoding uncharacterized protein LOC120435816 isoform X2 — MEETSLLCLLSRLTLSPSSSQFFEYDFVLLICEEDDSSAGWTLRRNTSKQQRTQCGDVWGRGSGSSCNITVFPLDSGVYWCESREGPISNMVNLTVTGGSVILQSPVLPVMEGDDVTLLCKTKTTPSNLPAAFYKDGVFIGKESTGHMTIQHVSRSDEGLYKCDISGHGESPSSWITVTGTLTTTATVRATMETTPPSSAPLPDCSSLQLAFRVVLHLVVFCPYFISTLLMVSLYRRRTKGNSHCASHNDENNDVITDVTTEHHL; from the exons atGGAGGAAACGTCTCTGCTGTGTCTTCTCT ctcgtctgactctgagtcccagcagctctcagttctttgaataTGACTTTGTGCTTCTGatctgtgaggaggacgacagctctgctggatggactctgaggagaaacacaagcaaacaacagaggactcagtgtggagatgtgtGGGGAAGAGGGTCTGGTTCTTCCTGTAATATCACTGTTTTCCCattggacagtggagtttactggtgtgagtccagagagggtcccatcagtaacatggttaacctgacagtcactg gtggatcagtgatcctgcagagtcctgtcctccctgtgatggagggagatgacgtcactctgctctgtaaaacaaagaccactccctccaacctcccagctgctttctataaagatggcgtCTTCATCGGGAAAGAgtctacaggtcacatgaccatccagcatgtttccaggtctgatgaaggcctctacaagtgtgacatcagcggtcatggagagtctccatccagctggatcactgtcacag GTACACTCACAACCACAGCTACAGTGCGAGCCACCATGGAAACAACGCCCCCTTCCTCAGCTCCACTGCCTGACTGCAGCTCCCTCCAGCTTGCATTCAGAGTGGTCCTCCACCTGGTTGTGTTCTGTCCATACTTTATCTCCACTCTCCTCATGGTGTCTTTATATAGACGTAGAACCAAAG GAAATTCCCATTGTGCTTCCCATAATGATGAGAATAATGATGTCATCACAGATGTCACCACAGAGCATCACCTCTGA
- the LOC116317741 gene encoding butyrophilin subfamily 1 member A1-like has product MRAGRSACLCWSLLSVCVLLVSADWKIITADTGQTATLSCRGPNSDITGVEWSRADLKTQYVLLYRDQQLDSANQHPNFKDRVDLQDRQMTDGDVSLILKDVKIEDTGTYECRLLDGKSISSIYLRVVPAGQTGGQSGDGVNEDGFVGLKAGLPLPAMFIIAGVFLIYRKHKKRRRHGLYYHV; this is encoded by the exons ATGAGAGCTGGGAGGTCTGCGTGTCTCTGCTGGAGTTTGCTGTCTGTCTGCGTCCTGCTGGTCTCTGCAG actggaaaatcatcacagcGGATACTGGACAGACTGCCACTCTGTCGTGTCGAGGTCCAAACAGCGACATCACAGGTGtggagtggagcagagctgacctgaagACACAATATGTCCTTTTGTACCGGGACCAGCAGCTTGATTCAGCAAACCAGCATCCAAATTTTAAggaccgggtggatctgcaggacagacagatgacggatggagacgtgtctttgattctgaaggatgtgaagATTGAGGACACGGGAACATATGAGTGTCGTTTGTTAGATGGGAAGTCCATCAGCAGCATCTACCTGAGAGTTGTTCCtgcag gtcagacaggaggacagaGTGGAGACGGAGTGAACGAGGATGGATTTGTTGGACTGAAAGCTGGTCTGCCCCTTCCTGCGATGTTCATcattgctggtgtttttttaatttaccgAAAACATAAAAAACGCAGGCGTCACGGTTTGTACTATCATGTGTGA
- the LOC120435816 gene encoding Fc receptor-like protein 5 isoform X1 — translation MEETSLLCLLFLISLLSCTTNQARLTLSPSSSQFFEYDFVLLICEEDDSSAGWTLRRNTSKQQRTQCGDVWGRGSGSSCNITVFPLDSGVYWCESREGPISNMVNLTVTGGSVILQSPVLPVMEGDDVTLLCKTKTTPSNLPAAFYKDGVFIGKESTGHMTIQHVSRSDEGLYKCDISGHGESPSSWITVTGTLTTTATVRATMETTPPSSAPLPDCSSLQLAFRVVLHLVVFCPYFISTLLMVSLYRRRTKGNSHCASHNDENNDVITDVTTEHHL, via the exons atGGAGGAAACGTCTCTGCTGTGTCTTCTCT ttctgatctcattgctgagctgcaccacaaaccaag ctcgtctgactctgagtcccagcagctctcagttctttgaataTGACTTTGTGCTTCTGatctgtgaggaggacgacagctctgctggatggactctgaggagaaacacaagcaaacaacagaggactcagtgtggagatgtgtGGGGAAGAGGGTCTGGTTCTTCCTGTAATATCACTGTTTTCCCattggacagtggagtttactggtgtgagtccagagagggtcccatcagtaacatggttaacctgacagtcactg gtggatcagtgatcctgcagagtcctgtcctccctgtgatggagggagatgacgtcactctgctctgtaaaacaaagaccactccctccaacctcccagctgctttctataaagatggcgtCTTCATCGGGAAAGAgtctacaggtcacatgaccatccagcatgtttccaggtctgatgaaggcctctacaagtgtgacatcagcggtcatggagagtctccatccagctggatcactgtcacag GTACACTCACAACCACAGCTACAGTGCGAGCCACCATGGAAACAACGCCCCCTTCCTCAGCTCCACTGCCTGACTGCAGCTCCCTCCAGCTTGCATTCAGAGTGGTCCTCCACCTGGTTGTGTTCTGTCCATACTTTATCTCCACTCTCCTCATGGTGTCTTTATATAGACGTAGAACCAAAG GAAATTCCCATTGTGCTTCCCATAATGATGAGAATAATGATGTCATCACAGATGTCACCACAGAGCATCACCTCTGA